Within the Medicago truncatula cultivar Jemalong A17 chromosome 4, MtrunA17r5.0-ANR, whole genome shotgun sequence genome, the region tatttttattaaaaactaaaagatgttcttttttttctctaaaaaagaCTAACATAAATTCTGTGATTTTTATGAGACCAAAATAAGACTTCAATCAAGATATTACTTAATGAATTCAGGGTCATTTTCCATGTCCAAAGATATTGTTGGTAGTGCTATGAGAATGCTAGATTGGAGTCAACCACTAACGACTGCCTTATTGAAATATAAGATCAATTCTATTGTCAATTTGTTATTGCCATCACAAATAGTTATTCATAATTCATAACATTAACATAACATACAAATACAGAACTTACATTTAACATAAACTAATTAAAAGATATGTATGAATTGAGGGTCATTTCCCATAGCCTCCAAAATATCATAAGAAAGGCAAACTTCAACATCAATACTACCTTCTTCTATCCCACTAAACATAGTTATCGTTCCATCACTTTTATTTGCACCCCCACTTCTAACAGCAACAGGCTTACCCCAACCAAAGTCATTACCATAAACATCAAACCTTGGAGAACTACTAGTTGCCAAAGCCTTAACACTACTAAGCCTGCCTTGAAACAACCTTGGATTTTTCACCCAACTTTCATAGTGTCTCTTCACAGTATCATCACAATGTGAAGCTATCATCTTATTCATCTCAAAAGCAACTTTTCCAAACGCTCCTTCAGCAAGTAATTCCTTTGCTTTCATTTTCACACCACCAACCTGCAATGCATTTCCAAAGTAATTCTCGTGCAAAGGTGGAATAATTCTGCCTCTAACATCAATGACTAAACAATACATGATTTCTTCTTCTGGATCGATATTCTGACCACGAATCACAGCTTGCCAAAGGTGAGTTAAAAGTGCTTGTAAAGaagatattttgtttatattggCCTCTTCGTTAGCTTTTGATTTGAGTTTCGCAATTTTCTCCTTTGTAAAATGGAAAATCCTCTCCAGTGGAACAGGGTTTTCATCAATTTCGGTACTTTTTCCATTTTCCTCCTTTGTGAAAGGAAATTTTATAGGAATTTCAATTGATTCATCGAGAAACCAACGATTAAGTGTTGGGAGTTTCGATAGTTGATCAAAACCACGCGAAATTTCAGACCATGAATTGATGAAATGCCAAAACGACTTACCATCGACAACAACATGATTGATTGAGAAGCCAATGAAAATACCATCAACAAGCTCAGTAACTTGAACTGCAAGCAATGGTTTTGATGTGCCTTCGTAgttttttactttattaaatgGAAAAAAAGAGTGAACAATGGAAGGAACATAGTTTGGTTTAACAATATCGAAGACACTTGTGTTTTCAGCTGCTGCATGAATAAATAACGCACCTAGGTTGTTACAAAGGATGAAACATGAGGTTGTGTCATCGTTGATGCTATTGTCGTCGTCTTCTTGATGTTCAATGATGAGACGACCGGTGAGGGGTGGGAAGAAAACAAGAGTTGAGGAAAGGGTGTTTTTGAGGTGTTGGATTTGGTTTGAGGTGTCTTTTGGGTTTTGGTGATTGTGAAAGAGAAGTCCTTTTTGGTTCATTTCAACTTGGAGGGATGAGAGGTCCCATGGGGtcaaatggattttttttgagTTGGTGTTAATGTGACTTGGTGCTTGAATTGTAGTGGTTGATATGAGTTTGATGGATGCCATGGTTGATTAATGAGAGGTTTTACTCTATTGTGATGTAGGGGAGTGGATGTAGAGACTACTCTTATAGATGTTTTTAAAACTTTCAAGTCAGCAAAGTTGTCTTCTTGGTAAGGAATCTATTTATAACACATCTACTATTGGTCTGAAAATTTATGAAAGCAGACCTcggtttttaattattaaatccttgtttgtcttaaaatataaaaatatttgaaaaaattagatacattttgttctgtttttatATCTACTATTAATACTTTTTGtaccaaaatataagtaaaagaaATTTTAATCTACTATTAATACTTTTTGtaccaaaatataagtaaaagagattttaaaaaagtcGATTGTTTTTTGTCTAAATTTGGACTAaacacttttgaaattttgaattttttataatatttattttggtcaaaaatattataattaatcgACAAAGCATATTTATTCATCAGATTTAACTGTTTGACTAACTTTTACTGTTCATAATGATTGACAAAGTTAAACTAATTGTATCCACGTACCCATGTTTATCTATTTTATAGAAGTACAAATAATCTTACATTAAACATTTCACTATTACTTTTTTCACCTTATATTATTTTCGCgcgctctatttttttttcttcaaaataccctttatttggattatataatccgaactagttttgattatataatccgaaactTTACGACCATGTGTGTTTCCCAAAATACTCAAGTTTTTGTATTATTTCTGATTTCATAATCCGAAAGgtagttttgaaatttttacagGGCGCGTGAGTACCTCATAggatgggaaaagtaatagtctaaacATTTTACCTTTGCAATTTCCCAAAGCGAATGTGTTAGGTCATGAGGAGAACCATCATATTAGGCAAGagcaaccacacaagtgagagAGACACCACGCTTTTTATCTGAAACCTCAAGACAATGGGTTTTTGAGTTATCTCAGTTATAAAATGTTCAACCTCCACTTTTTTAACATATGTATGACTTCTAACTCACATTTGTTACACAACAACCCCCTCAAGTTTGAGTCCATCGATTCATCATGCTCACCTCTCAAGCTGGAGTTCTTTCATCCACACACACTTGCACTAGTATTGCGTTGCTTAAGGCACTAGTACTGCACTACTTAAGACACCAGCAGAACCGTCATCTGAACACCATGTCTGAAAAAATTTTGACACAAGAAGTCGCTCGAACCCCTTCATCAAACCACGACTCTGATACCACTTTTTATCTTGACTACAAGTAAGAGAGACACCACATTTTTTTATCCTAAACGCTATGTCAAAAAGTATAAGTAATtatatttgagaaaaaattacactccccttccCTAAGAGAAGTTATAATTACACTTCCCTCCTCTCTTATGTTTAAATATACCTCAACTCCTTTAAAAAGCAAAATTTATTCCCCCTTCCTCTatgagatgcttgaattacaacccctCCCTTAATACTTAAACATGCACtgcactttaatctattttaacataaataaatatttttataatatatactaattttgagtcgccatttaaaaatataaatttgtttctttataatttaaatgtcaatgataattaaatttaaatattttgttattagttttataatttgaagtatacaacaacaacaaccaagccttatcccactaagtggggtcggctacatggattatattacgccataatgttctatgaTAAAcaatatttggatccaactcattgacctccaaatcctttctaatggtttctctaatagttttcctaggtcttcctctacctcttttaaccTGACTATCttccatctgatctactcttcttacaaCGCATCTACGgatcttctctctacatgttcaaaccatctaagcctattttctatcAACTTTTCttctataggtgctacccccactctctctaatggtgtcattcctaatcctatcatttctagtcttaccactcatttggcgcaacatcctcatctccgcTACACTTACATGACTCTCGTGTTGGCTCTTAACTGTCCAACACTCTGTACCATgcaattcacttttaaataattatacttAATCGGCTTTAGTAAATTTCAGCacactttatttaattttggattgtttcatattttataatagggtttaaaattatatgttaatgaaattgttaataaaaaatagagaaaaatatgtattcaaaatttgattatattaaatggACCTGCAATACTATTTTTCGTCGAAGTGtgttagataatattttttgctagattataagaaataaaaaattttattGAGAGAGTAAAACGTAGATTTTAATATAAGTGGGAAGAGAAATGTAATACAAGTTTCTCTCATGGAAGAAAAGTGAAgtattttctaatatattttgaatgagAGGGAAagaaattgtatattttaacataaagagaatatgagtgtaattcaagcatctttcaTGAATGAAAAGTGTAATTTAGTCAAAAATTTACCCGTGCAGGCCTATCACACTTGTTAGCTAAAAATGTGGTGAAGTTGTTCTCAAGCCTTAATGATGCCTTTATTTCAAGATTTTAATTCTGCGTCGATTACAtcatttgaaacttttaaaggTTTATTGTGATATTCAAGCTTTAATGGTGACATTGTCAAGCGTTTAATTAATGCTGCAATGGTGACATCATTTAAAGCTTTAAATGATGGTTGATGGATTTTGCCAATGTTTCCAAACTTGTACACGAATGCacaataaatttcaataaattttcaaaaaaatgatCTACTCCcttcatttcttttaatttttggcTATGTTAACAACTGTCATGAGGCACTTgttaaaaacacaaaataaaaatagttgatGAATATAAcgaaacaaaaatcaattttttgtaaGTTCTTGACCAATTTTTAGCGTTTCAATGGAATGAATGTGtgatttttaagataaaattttctcATTAGACTTTATATCAAGTGTCAATCggacatttgttagcattttccttaatttGAATCGTTAAActtgcagattttttttttttcatttaaggGTCTTGCTGACAAGTGTTCTGCCCtaaggacacttgttaaggatTCAAAGTTATAAAAGATTTAtgaaatttagaaagaaaaagttattttttgttgttttagtgtgctgaatgcacaatttctaaaataatgttttcattttaaacttcttaacaagtgccctaaagACACTTGATATCATTTCTCTTCATTTAATTATCGTTTTAAAAGTCAATACAACAttacttaattatatttaatcatttatcgTAGGAAGAGAAATAGATGGAATTAAATAATACAATCTACTTTTTAATATCAAGATAActgataatttaataaatttattgtgTTTTACATGTTTATCCTTCTGgtgaatttataatttaaaatcttgAAAAGATCCTATAACATTGGATAATTCAAAATCTCAAATgtatgtttttgtaaaaaaaaaaactcaaatggatgttatatttttgaaaagaggttgtatttAGGATTGTTGATTAACTCCATAAAACACtagatttttcaaattatttttttctttagaagATACATCTTATTAGTGTAGATAGTATCAATCCATATAAATTATCCTTCAACTATGTAGTCTTACATCTACAAAAGACATTATAATCCTTCTCATTCTAATATAAAGACATCAGAATCCCTCTCATTCTAATATAATTTGACTCATTCATGTGTTTCCTGCCTAGAAAAATGTCCAGAGATGCTCATTGTACGATTATGCACACCAGTGATCACTCTGCCATTGTCTGCATCATGTGTCACATCCCCGCCAACATTTGTTTGGTTGTCCTTGAGATACATCGTATTAAAGGAGGTCTACTCTGATACCATTTGTAACAGCTCATAACATTTTCCAGGATTGCTGACTGAGCCCACAAACCAACACTAATCTTTTGCGCATGTTTTGTCCTCACTAGCATGTAGTCTTAAAAACTTCTCAGAATGTCACCCATCCAAAAAGTGTTTCAAGTCAAATATGTTTAACTATGAAGTTCTTTTGTTCTGGGCTACCAAAAAGAATGTGAAGCTTATTGGTATAGATAGTGCAACCTTATAAGCTCTCCTTCAACTATATAGTCTCATATGTACATGTCCTCCATATCACTCTCATTCTAATCTGATTTGAATTATTCATGTGTTTCGTGTCTAGAAGCATGCCATGAGCCACTCACTCTATGTGTCATGCTCATTGACGAGTCACGACCACTCCCTATCCTAGTCAGCCTTAAGCATCACAAAGGTAGTAATTATTACTTCTTTCCTCTTTGTGTCCcgtttcaatattattttttcgtctcataaaattgaattttcagCTAATAGAGGTATTCCTATTTAGTGTTGAACAGTGCCTTAAATAGGATAACTTCTCGGTTGATTTTAGTCATTCAACAACCACACACCTCCCTTTAGGCCCCATTTTACAAATGAACTGTTTCCCttgtttcttttgatatttaaatgtattttgtttagtttttctttttattctatTCAAATTTTGTCTTATTAATTTAGTCCaaatatatttgactttttatatcatttagttactttttttttgtgaacttctacggtacacctcacaaattgaggtgtaccggtactcctgcttcaaatatttacaatttaacgattattttataaaataaagagttatttatcaatatttatattttataagacatcattttataagaataaacatcatttcattgtttataagaatcatattaaatttttaacattttctcataaaaaataataaatattctttgttatatgtaacaaaaattaaaaaaaatgtaaaattttatttcgttgacacttttggtaactaagatctaattattgtaattgttaatgatagaaaacgattctttttcttcgaaaaaacaactcgtttcaatataaatttgatgatttagtgtaccggtacactcaaatttttgagtgtaccatagaatttgccttttttttatagaagaaaACTTAAGGAGGCCCCACTCAACGAACGCTGAAAGACAAAGTTGAATTCACGATCTTGCTAGTGAATCGACTCTTTTTACAAACTACAAGCGCGAGCAAATGGTATAAAAGAAAAAGTGTTATACCAAGAGTACGGAGGGAAAGGGAGAATATCATAAGAACAATGATAGATTCCGGTTGTTAGGTTTAAGTTGTATACACAGAAGATCAAAACACAAAAGACCAGTCAAGTCccttcaataaaaaatacaggaaagaaataaaatttcatttcttACGTATTGAACTACACTGCAATTTATTATACGAATGAGACTTCAAGTGTTCAATGGAAGGGATGTTTTCGTGTTGgtacttttcttctttttccatAATAACTTCTTCCACAAACTTCCGCTTCCCGGTTTCTTAGTAGGTACAACGGCCGGTTTCTTAGTAGTTACAATGGCCAAATCATTAGCAGTAACACTGTCATCTGGAgctttaaattcattcaatgatAAAATCTTCTCCAGAGGTTGTATAATGCCTGGAATGGTGGTGAGATCGGAGTCACGGTCACTTACTTTGGAAACCTTGGATTTAGTATCATCTTCAGATAGCATCTGATCGAGTAAAGATCGATTCTTTTTCATAACTTTCAGGGGAGCAGGGATAGGATTCGTTTT harbors:
- the LOC25493469 gene encoding uncharacterized acetyltransferase At3g50280, which translates into the protein MASIKLISTTTIQAPSHINTNSKKIHLTPWDLSSLQVEMNQKGLLFHNHQNPKDTSNQIQHLKNTLSSTLVFFPPLTGRLIIEHQEDDDNSINDDTTSCFILCNNLGALFIHAAAENTSVFDIVKPNYVPSIVHSFFPFNKVKNYEGTSKPLLAVQVTELVDGIFIGFSINHVVVDGKSFWHFINSWSEISRGFDQLSKLPTLNRWFLDESIEIPIKFPFTKEENGKSTEIDENPVPLERIFHFTKEKIAKLKSKANEEANINKISSLQALLTHLWQAVIRGQNIDPEEEIMYCLVIDVRGRIIPPLHENYFGNALQVGGVKMKAKELLAEGAFGKVAFEMNKMIASHCDDTVKRHYESWVKNPRLFQGRLSSVKALATSSSPRFDVYGNDFGWGKPVAVRSGGANKSDGTITMFSGIEEGSIDVEVCLSYDILEAMGNDPQFIHIF